Below is a window of Plasmodium chabaudi chabaudi strain AS genome assembly, chromosome: 10 DNA.
taataaagtaAATATGTCATTTAAGCGTATATCATCAAATAAAAGTGCAAATAGAAGAAAGGGACATTCAATATCTTCCGTATTTTCATatctttataaaaaagtattttattaatagtacgattttaattttttttttttttttatgtgaaAAAGCGGAGTGGCAAGAAGTAAGAACATGAAGAAATTGAAGCAAAATCAAGCCATGTGTAGTTTTTGGGATAATTAAATAAGcccttataaaaatgtaggGGCATTAACGGTTGcacgtatatatatggacATAGTAGAGCTTgcttaattatttttaatttttctaacAACCAATGGGtaaagataataaatatttcgtGTATAGAGACTATTTTCATGccacatttattatatgtgtatattaatacatatacGTAAGGAAGTGTGTATATTAAcagatattttttatgaacaaaagAACATTTATACGTTATTTTGCTACTAGtttattcctttttatatatttattaagtttccaaattttttttacgttttatcattattacaattattaagacttaaaaatttttattattgatGGGCATATgacaaatacaaaaaaaattacaatttttatgtttgttttttaataagtTCAATTTCATGATATATTCATCACTCTAAATAAATTCCTTCCTCGTCCGGGTTGATAGATTATGTATACAGTACATGGATTATTGTAATAGAACAATTATAAGTTGTTCTAaagtataaatttttatatttatctcttaaaaaaatatatgtgtgtgtgtgAGCTTTTATTTACAGTAATATagtacaataaaaaaaaaataatggcTAGCTggtgaaataaaaaatattttatgtcgctatataaaatatgttataacCATTCTATAAgagaaattgaaaaatatataaataaatagtggaaaaaataagcatTGATATTATGCGAAAGTTCGTAATTATATACACTAAAATGTGTATTctcttaatattttttatttacaattttttataattgttaggaaaaaaaaaaaattaacaaaaacaaATCATTATTTCACATGcaaaaaaaagggaaaaaataataacataataaaagacactgctttatatttatattattttattttaattatttcattttaattattttgttttaattattttatgaatagcgataaaaaaaaggttTCATAATTAAACTTTATCATCATGAAACATCCAtctcatattttttggagAAACTTTAGACCCTGCAGAACAATATAGCATATCATCAATtggcttttttttttttgtacaaCTTGATAACATTGATATAATTGAAAGACAAATTGAATTTACAGATAAAACGGGAGACCAGTTGtcatataaaattgataaGCAAATATGTCCAttgctatatatatgggGGTGGATTGGTGGTTGACCAATAAATATGACTTCCGGGCTTTCTATAATTagagaataaaaatttataaagaGTATTGTATTGATACTTATTTAGTGGTATAAATCAAAATGTATTCATGCATGcataaatgatatatatatggcaAGATAAcgtttataataatttatcataCCTATTGGATATTTGTCTGTGAATTTAAATTGCATTTTAAATGTTTCATTTGaatataatgtattttCTGCACCtttaatttgtataatCCATTTATCGGAATCTTCTTGTATTAGTTTAATAGTACTTTCCCTTTCTCTTAATAATTCATTCCTTTCTTTTTCTAGCCTTCTTTTTGATAAACTTCCGAGTGTTAATCCATCAGGCCTTGgctttaaaattttatctttatctCCAAGTTTAGAATTATCGGTATTACTATTGTTGGAATTACCGTTAGTGTGGTTGTTTAAACCATTTGGTGAATTTTGACTTTgttcaaaaatatgttcggtattattatatattgtgtatgcattattttttatataatttcgaacttcatttaaattactgaaaagaaaaaagtatatgTCCATATATGATCAAGTTcaatgatataatatataataagaaGCATTGTTgtgataaattatatataatatgttcataatatttggCATACTTTACTAATGATCCATCATTTGAAACAGGGAAAAACCATCGTTCCGCGTCCTATaacacaaaataatattaattgttcagattatttttttttgaaaaaatataattgtgAAAGAAATGTcgttacatttttatttaattttatatttacttcTTCAAAGCCTACAGcctttaatatattttcggATCCTTTAAAACATAGAAACTAGCGAAagaaaaattgaaatatattagtgTAAACAAATATCAACTTAAAGATGTATGCCCAAATAAATAggtgtatatatttcattatataaaaaaaatgtaaaattatatttgaatttttttttgctctTTTTAccttatttataaatgtttgactgtctttttttaagaagCGAAATTTTGCTCTAGTTGGGTTGTCAATAATTCTGTAAAAAGTTTATATTCATGGAAATGTATATGCGtgcatatgtattatacttattttagctagttcttttttttttttttttttttacttttgaATAATATGAACTAATACGTTAAGTATTTCCTTCTTTTGGTCATTCtacataattaaaaaaattgatacaTTATTTAAGGTTGTAATTTCGGAATAATTGATATAGCATGAGGATGTGATATATGTTAATAAGTAAAACACagaacaaatataaaagaatatgTTTTGTGTCTCTTAAAAGTATATACTTATACATAGAAGGATATAAGCATACGCATATGtttattaacatatataGAAGGATATATTATGCAAACACAAGCACGTTAAATAATTCTGAACATAAGACTGGGATGTAtatctgttttttttattgttttacaTTTAAACCAGTGAATACATAGGATATGGCTTCGCTTATTGTTAACATCTTTTAACTTGATTTTCACtgtaattttaaataaaatattctggaaaaaaaaatcgccttgttttgttaaaattggtaaacttataatatatttttgttatcatttaatatcatcattcatattaattttccaaatattataacaaattcgaatttttttttttttttttaattaattatattgaaCATGTTAAGGAgatgtaataatatttaatatataataagtgTACTTTAAATAAGGACGAAAAGAAACataatatcatttataaaaggaatatattataatacattttttccttttaatttttcttatttttacaaactTTGCTTatgtagaaaatatatgaatataagagaataaaaaaatgtttgaaaaaaaaaaaaaaaaaaaaaaaaaaattacaaaataaaaaccgTTGGGGAAAGCATAATATGGTTGAAAGCATTTCGAATTaagtaatataaaaagaatcaattaaaaatatatttaaggacatattttatatgtttaacATAACTCagttatgaatataatatcacagaatttgtatatttcttcatattattaattgattaataatattgtatatttttatatgtttaataAGGGAAAATAGGTTTCAATATTAcctatataaaattatatgcgggcaatataatatatattgtggAAAAATAAGTGAATAAAAACAgataaaaggaaaaaaataaaaaaattggaattATAATAACCAAACTATTCAATAAGCTAATATTGAGATAAGtgaaataatatgttttaattatcatttctataaaaattgtcgtaaattaaaaaaaaaaaagatctGAAGAATGGGTTAAGTTGTTCTTTTACTTTGTAATGCTTAAtgttctatatattttctttccGCTTTCTCCTTATATAACATTAGTTGTTccttttcttcattattgaaaatgaaatatcacaaaaaatataagccATAGGTACAATGATAGACTTATATGTACAAACCGTATTGATTTGTTTAAAAGGTTTATTGTATGTAGGAAGCATTACACGCATATACACATAAACATACAATGCTATATCTTTGCTACACATTTATATGTGAAGATTATGAAATAGTATTCAAAATGATTTACTAATAAATCGCTTTTTCCATTTGAGTGGCATATTTTCGCATTTACTAAAAACGAAACAACATTTATTATgtggaaaataaatatattatttttataatattcgttacaaaaaaaaatgtaataacattttgtatttgtaaaatcattatatttttgaaagggtaaaatttatgtgtgaatataaaattattaatttattaagggaacataattattatgtgTTAGCGTTAGTAGCCTTATTAACCccttcaaaaaatattatttttctttatctgtttattaacttttttattttcatttttaaacaatatatataagtgaAAAATACAAGGggcaatttttttctatttttgttttactatttttctCGGtggaataaatatgatagcttaaaaaaaaatacacatgaaaatttataagcCCGAATGacgatatttatttaattataaactacgacattttacataaaaaaatattatatatatatgataatcaAACCCCAATTTaggtttttatttaataatgctTTACctactttttcttttaaaaaaaagtaattgtaaataaataatatatataaacataatacCGTTTATGTATCAACATATAGTGGTAATGCCTACATTGGGTGatttattcaaaaatactgaaaaaaaaaagaaagagaaattaaaaacaataaaataaaatatataatatcattAATAAAGGTCGTAGaagattataaaaaaatatttaactgtcataaaaataaaattaactaAGCAGATAACAAAATCATGGATGGTGATAATGTaagaaagaaataaaaaataataaacagaAGATAATGTAAATACATGGTGCCAAAAAGGATTACTCATGTATGAGCATGtataaatgcatatttatgatAGCATTTGTTAATACCGttttaaatacatttattttgttttcccATCTTAGCAGAAAGAAATATCAGGAAGAGACATATATCAGATAATCAAAAATGCTCGagacaaaataaagattGATTACAAATTTTGGTATACTCAACCTGTCCCAAAAATCAATGAAGAATTTAGTGAATCggtagaaaataatattcatacCTTTGAAAATTGTGcaataatatgtattattatacatacaaatatattgttatatttgcttaaatatatattttcttttatttcagATTAACGAACCATTTATAGCAGATAACAAGGTGGAAAACGTTCGTAAGGTaattaatatgtttttccTGCAATTTGGAATTTGCTTGACATGCtcttataaaatatgtgcTTTGTCATTACCCTTTCAgtgataaatatttgtttttgtcATTACATTTATGTGTTGGTTCTTTGATTTTAGGATCCATATAAACTACCTGAAGGATATGTTTGGTATGTGTGTGATGTGAACGATGAAAATGATCGAAAAGAGGTATACAATTTATTAACAGATAATTATGTGGAagatgatgataatatatttcgcTTTAACTATTCATcggaatttttattatgggCATTAACTTCtccaaattatttaaaagaatgGCATATCGGAGTAAAACGTGTcgatacaaataaattgatTGGTTTTATAAGTGCATTTCCAACtgatatatgtataaataaaaaagttgtAAAAATGGTAGaagtaaattttttatgtgttCATAAGAGTTTAAGATCTAAACGATTAGCACCAGTTCTTATTAAAGAAGTTACAAGAAGaataaatttagaaaatatatggcAAGCTGTTTATACTGCTGGTGTTTATTTACCTAAACCTATAAGTGATGCCCGATATTATCACCGAActataaatgtaaaaaaattaatagatGTTGgtttttcatcattaaaTACTAGACTAACTATGAGTCGAgctattaaattatataaaattgatgatgaactaaatttaaaaaatttaagattaatgaaaaaaaaagatgttGATCAAgttcataaattattaaataattatttatccaaatttaatatatatgttaaatTTACTAAAGAAGAAATAGCCCATTGGCTTATGCCTATTcaaaatgttatatatacatatgttaatgaagaaaatggaGAAATTAAAGATTtgatttctttttattcattaccatcaaaaatattagccaatgaaaaatatgatatgaTATATGCTgcttattcattttataatgTAGCTACTACAACGTCcctaaaaaatttaatgcaAGATGCTATTTGTTTAgctaaaagaaataatttcGATGTATTTAATGCCCTTGAAGTTATGGATAATAAATCAGTTTTTGCAGACTTAAAATTTGGTGAAGGTGACGGtacattaaaatattatttatataattggaAGTGTGCTTCTTTTGACACATCAATGGTTGGAATTGTTCTATTATaagatttataaaaatacgaATCAGACTGTTTGTTGATAGGCTTGAATATAGCGTtagtataaaataaaaaacaattaaagGGGAACGATTTAAACACAGAATATGTTAACATAACTTATTTCTTAAAGTACTTTTTAAACAAGTGGAGAAAATTTAGTTTCCCTTATCCGAAACATGCGCATAATAGCGCAGggaatattttgaaaaaatgcaagatcattttttcgtttttcgccaatacatatatatacaccaTATGGCGACATGTACAATgtttatacaaatttataaagtATGGAATGAtcctttttttgatttttatgttGATAAAGtagtatatacataaagcATATACATACGCGTATATACGcgttatatttatacacttaaaaataataaaaaaaaaataaaaaactggaaattttttatatatgcataaattaaattaactttttttttgttcgttgtaatttttatagaatTTTATAAGTTTACTACTAGTTTGAGGTTTTATTGTTTCTAACACATCAATAAAATGCTTCTTATTTAGACCAACAAAAGAATTGGTTGATAAAGCATTTTGatcgattttttttcctttctTTTCTGtgttgtatatttttaatgtttcTCGAAGTGCACATATGGAAGCTTCTCTGCAAATGTTCACAATTTCAGCTCCACTATActtctttgtttttttagctAAAAAATAGCACAATTCTAAGAGTTGGGaattgttatttattttttccttttttttattggtTAAGGGGTTAGGTTCCTTTTGATTGTTATcatttgaattatatttttcattttcattttctttttctatattatttattttgctaGTAAAATTATGGTTTCCTATCACTTTGCTTATTTCGGCTTTCATTGGGTTCATATTGTTAGAATTAAACGAATCAATATTTCCTTCATAATAATGTTTTGCATTTTGGTTTTGCAGATTTTCACTTCCTTCTGGTTGAGTCTGCTCAATAGAGTTGTCCACTTTCAAGGGGTTGCCATTATTATCTGCATCactaattttatataatttaagagttttctttaatatagaaaatcttgatttataatttggaAGTGGAACATAAATGATTCGATCAAATCTTCCTGGCCTTAAGGCAGCTGGGTCGATAAGATCTGGTCTATTTGTTGCCCCTAAAATGATTACATCTGCTCTGATAGAAATTCCATCAATTTCATTCAGAAGTTGACATAAGACTCTGTTTGaaacaaaattttgatttagATTTCTATTAGAAGCAATAGAATCAATttcatcaaaaaaaataacacaTGGACTATTTTCTCGagcttttttaaatatatctcTTATAGTTTTTTCTGATTCCCCAAcatatttagaaaatatttcagGTCCTTTAACACttataaaattcatatttatttcgcTAGCTATTGCTTTAGCAAATAATGTTTTTGAGCACCCTGGTGGcccatataataatatccCCTTAGGtgtttgtatattatatttctcatataattttttatacattttaggATAAATTAAACATTCTTTTATACATTGTTTAACTATTTTATAACCTCCTATATCTTTTATTCTAGTTTTGggtatatctatatataattctttCATACCTGATGGTTTGACATATTTTAATCCTTTTGTAATATGCTCATATTTTAAGATACACTTATTTTCTGTACTATTATCAATATGTTCAttaaaactattttttttttcagaatCTTTTATAAGATCTATTGCATTGTTATCTGTATTAAGAATTTTGGTTGAGGTAGTTTGGCTTTCTTCTTcagatattttttttgattttcttATGGCTAGCTGTTTTTTTCCAATTGATCGGTtcagaatattttttgaaagaACACCATTTTCCCtcaaattaatatacataGAAACATTTATTAAAGAGTTAATATCTGAACAAGTAAAAGATTGGCAAATATCTGCcaactttttaatttgtttattattaatattgtgattaatattgtataattttttttttaatatagatATTCTATCCTTTAAATTTGGAAGACTAATTTCAATTTCGACATCAAACCGTCCACTCCTTCTTAATGCTAAATCAAgtttgttaatataattagtTGCACCTATTAAAATAGTATGCGTGTTTTTTCGAACTCCatccatattatttaaaagagtagttgtatataaatttatgtttgaattttctcttttttcacataatatttcaatttCATCAATAAATACTATAGAGCACCTTTTCTCTTctttatatcttttatagcaccttaaaaaaagttcatttattttaattccactattattattatcaattaAATCATtgcttttaaatatttccatATCAGGAATAAGAAATTCTATGTTATCATTCTTAGCAATTTGTGTAGAGATATTAGCAGCATCAATaggattattttttttattttttgattctTTTGGATCATTAATCTGAATTTCCATTTGTTGAGCATTTAAATcacttttcttttttatgctattaatttttttttgtaatatttttagttCTTCTTTTATGGCCAATGCTAGAAAAGTTTTTCCACATCCTGGTGGTCCATGAAATAAGACTCCTTTGTTTACATCTATGTTAAATTggtcatatatatttttatataataatggtaataatatataataatatatatcttcttttatttttttatatcctcctattttattaagtcctttttttttgggaAACAAATCAGTATTGGTTAATATGGTAGGATCTAcatctatatttttgtcaGCATGTTCTTGAAAATTCTCTTGCtcaatatcatttttttgtattataatttttgtccTTTGATCTACATATGGTATTTGAAAAACATTTTGTTTAAGCAAGGtatcaaaatttatgtttttattattttttttaatgatgaGAGATGAAACAGACAAAAATGTGCAAGTTCCCAAAATCGATATTTTAAGAAAGTTATTTGGAAACAAGCAAGTATTTAATAGagataaatttatatatttttcaaaatttttattttttatatttttccaaaaTTTTTCAAGCATACTATTACTGTTCCAATTACTATCTATACTATAACAATAATCTTTTAGATCATCATAAACttgattatatatttcatttatggataatttaatttcttttattggAACAAATGAATctgattttattatatttatattaagatgaaatatatttttttcattttttttgtgttcaTGTTCTATATCAATATTTAAACTTTTCAAGACATATTTgttagtatatatacaattacGATCAACATTgctttttgtatttatttcatcaatTCCTTTAAAACAacaatatacataaaaattttcattatcgtcttttttattttcattggTATGACATATTATAgcattatcattttttttcacatctaaaagtttaaaaatatcatttgtACAATATACATTAAAATCGCTAGCTATTTCACCATCCTCATTTTCTTCtgaattttcataataaacgaattttatttttaccatgatatattataaatcaaatgatataccaaataaattatattcccaagaaatatttaaatcgtttatattatactaGTATAACTTTTTCATATACATCAAGTTTTATTTCTCTCAAATACTAACCGTCTTTATCAAAAATGTATTCATAAAGGTTtgttgattatttttttaaatctgAGATTGCAATTAGGTCATTCAAAGGGAATGATGTATATGTTAAAGGGTTCTGTAGTATGCTGATG
It encodes the following:
- a CDS encoding ubiquitin-conjugating enzyme E2, putative, whose product is MLTISEAISYVFTGLNNDQKKEILNVLVHIIQKIIDNPTRAKFRFLKKDSQTFINKFLCFKGSENILKAVGFEEDAERWFFPVSNDGSLVNNLNEVRNYIKNNAYTIYNNTEHIFEQSQNSPNGLNNHTNGNSNNSNTDNSKLGDKDKILKPRPDGLTLGSLSKRRLEKERNELLRERESTIKLIQEDSDKWIIQIKGAENTLYSNETFKMQFKFTDKYPIESPEVIFIGQPPIHPHIYSNGHICLSILYDNWSPVLSVNSICLSIISMLSSCTKKKKPIDDMLYCSAGSKVSPKNMRWMFHDDKV
- a CDS encoding glycylpeptide N-tetradecanoyltransferase, putative, producing the protein MDGDNQKEISGRDIYQIIKNARDKIKIDYKFWYTQPVPKINEEFSESINEPFIADNKVENVRKDPYKLPEGYVWYVCDVNDENDRKEVYNLLTDNYVEDDDNIFRFNYSSEFLLWALTSPNYLKEWHIGVKRVDTNKLIGFISAFPTDICINKKVVKMVEVNFLCVHKSLRSKRLAPVLIKEVTRRINLENIWQAVYTAGVYLPKPISDARYYHRTINVKKLIDVGFSSLNTRLTMSRAIKLYKIDDELNLKNLRLMKKKDVDQVHKLLNNYLSKFNIYVKFTKEEIAHWLMPIQNVIYTYVNEENGEIKDLISFYSLPSKILANEKYDMIYAAYSFYNVATTTSLKNLMQDAICLAKRNNFDVFNALEVMDNKSVFADLKFGEGDGTLKYYLYNWKCASFDTSMVGIVLL
- a CDS encoding AAA family ATPase, putative gives rise to the protein MVKIKFVYYENSEENEDGEIASDFNVYCTNDIFKLLDVKKNDNAIICHTNENKKDDNENFYVYCCFKGIDEINTKSNVDRNCIYTNKYVLKSLNIDIEHEHKKNEKNIFHLNINIIKSDSFVPIKEIKLSINEIYNQVYDDLKDYCYSIDSNWNSNSMLEKFWKNIKNKNFEKYINLSLLNTCLFPNNFLKISILGTCTFLSVSSLIIKKNNKNINFDTLLKQNVFQIPYVDQRTKIIIQKNDIEQENFQEHADKNIDVDPTILTNTDLFPKKKGLNKIGGYKKIKEDIYYYILLPLLYKNIYDQFNIDVNKGVLFHGPPGCGKTFLALAIKEELKILQKKINSIKKKSDLNAQQMEIQINDPKESKNKKNNPIDAANISTQIAKNDNIEFLIPDMEIFKSNDLIDNNNSGIKINELFLRCYKRYKEEKRCSIVFIDEIEILCEKRENSNINLYTTTLLNNMDGVRKNTHTILIGATNYINKLDLALRRSGRFDVEIEISLPNLKDRISILKKKLYNINHNINNKQIKKLADICQSFTCSDINSLINVSMYINLRENGVLSKNILNRSIGKKQLAIRKSKKISEEESQTTSTKILNTDNNAIDLIKDSEKKNSFNEHIDNSTENKCILKYEHITKGLKYVKPSGMKELYIDIPKTRIKDIGGYKIVKQCIKECLIYPKMYKKLYEKYNIQTPKGILLYGPPGCSKTLFAKAIASEINMNFISVKGPEIFSKYVGESEKTIRDIFKKARENSPCVIFFDEIDSIASNRNLNQNFVSNRVLCQLLNEIDGISIRADVIILGATNRPDLIDPAALRPGRFDRIIYVPLPNYKSRFSILKKTLKLYKISDADNNGNPLKVDNSIEQTQPEGSENLQNQNAKHYYEGNIDSFNSNNMNPMKAEISKVIGNHNFTSKINNIEKENENEKYNSNDNNQKEPNPLTNKKKEKINNNSQLLELCYFLAKKTKKYSGAEIVNICREASICALRETLKIYNTEKKGKKIDQNALSTNSFVGLNKKHFIDVLETIKPQTSSKLIKFYKNYNEQKKS